A genomic region of Torulaspora delbrueckii CBS 1146 chromosome 7, complete genome contains the following coding sequences:
- the ATG7 gene encoding Atg7p (similar to Saccharomyces cerevisiae ATG7 (YHR171W); ancestral locus Anc_5.66), whose product MSKAGMKYGAPVQSFIDTSFFQELSRLKLDVLKLESKGLPLFCTLEKSFTSKSSKSVPLFLNEQSFREESLGIAGGVPFKGFIYNYNVFEDFKTLDKKKFIDTIAEEKFVDGKSDINDSVGFYIISFADLKKYRFYYWVCVPCFQKQSLAIELLNEEPLISATPYQSWFEENTDQWVLIINAADQLVHYTKEEAKTCRALVIRDTSRLDRIPSAIAKNFLTIFNHDNPQKCELDVYFIRPDNSSFALKLSLSLAGQDDHLQVSGWERNTQNKLGPRAIDLSSLIDPLKIADQSVDLNLKLMKWRIAPQIDLQKIKETKVLLLGAGTLGCYVSRALMAWGVRKITFVDNSTVSYSNPVRQPLFEFSDVGKPKAQAAAAALKKVFPLMNVEGVELSVPMIGHPITSDEIERSDYDRLCNLFDQHDVVFLLMDSRETRWLPTVLGKFKNKVVINAALGFDSYLVMRHGSYFDEPSSRLGCYFCHDVFAPKDSLTDRTLDEMCTVTRPGVALMAASQAVELLVSMLQPKDPQDSTRNILGDIPHQIRGFLNNFSTLKLETPAYAHCSACCPEVIGSCKEFGWDFVQAALNDHTYIEQISGLAQVQQDAERATQEWDQDDEEFSDELYDMD is encoded by the coding sequence ATGTCAAAGGCTGGTATGAAATACGGTGCCCCTGTGCAATCTTTCATCGACACATCTTTTTTTCAGGAATTGTCTCGACTCAAACTGGATGTGCTGAAGTTGGAATCCAAAGGACTGCCCTTATTTTGTACTTTGGAGAAGTCTTTTACTTCGAAATCAAGCAAGAGTGTACCTCTGTTCCTGAATGAGCAGAGTTTTAGAGAAGAATCTTTGGGAATAGCTGGTGGAGTGCCATTTAAGGGGTTCATTTACAATTACAACGTATTTGAGGACTTCAAGACACTcgacaagaagaagttcattGACACGATAGCAGAGGAGAAGTTTGTGGACGGTAAGAGTGACATTAATGACAGCGTTGGTTTTTACATCATAAGTTTTGCAGATTTAAAGAAGTATCGCTTTTACTATTGGGTATGCGTACCATGCTTCCAAAAACAGTCCCTGGCGATTGAACTACTCAACGAAGAGCCTTTGATATCGGCTACACCGTATCAATCATGGTTCGAGGAGAATACAGATCAGTGGGTTTTGATTATCAATGCTGCGGATCAGTTGGTACATTATACTAAGGAAGAGGCCAAAACGTGTAGAGCGTTGGTTATTAGGGATACAAGTCGACTCGATCGGATCCCAAGCGCTATTGCCAAGAACTTTCTTACAATATTCAATCACGACAATCCTCAAAAGTGTGAACTTGATGTCTACTTTATCAGACCCGATAACTCGAGTTTTGCCTTAAAACTTTCACTCAGTTTAGCCGGTCAGGATGATCATTTGCAAGTTAGCGGTTGGGAAAGGAACACTCAGAATAAGCTCGGTCCTCGTGCAATCGATCTCAGCTCTCTGATAGATCCTCTGAAGATAGCTGATCAATCCGTCGACCTGAAtctcaaattgatgaaatggaGAATAGCTCCTCAGATTGACCTccaaaagatcaaggagACAAAAGTGTTATTGCTAGGGGCAGGAACCCTAGGATGTTATGTGTCTCGTGCCTTAATGGCGTGGGGCGTTCGGAAGATAACTTTTGTGGATAATAGCACCGTATCTTATTCAAACCCAGTTAGACAACCGTTATTTGAGTTCAGTGACGTGGGCAAACCCAAAGCGCAAGCTGCGGCTGCAGCATTAAAAAAGGTGTTTCCTCTCATGAATGTAGAAGGTGTGGAGTTGAGCGTGCCGATGATTGGTCATCCGATTACCAGCGATGAAATTGAGCGGTCTGATTATGACCGGCTGTGTAACCTATTTGACCAGCACGACGTGGTATTCCTACTGATGGACTCAAGAGAGACTCGCTGGCTGCCAACCGTCCTGGGGAAATTTAAAAATAAGGTAGTGATCAATGCTGCCCTTGGCTTCGACAGCTATTTGGTCATGAGACATGGAtcatattttgatgaaccaAGTTCACGTCTAGGCTGCTACTTCTGCCACGACGTCTTTGCACCAAAGGACAGCCTAACAGACAGAACGCTGGATGAAATGTGTACCGTTACTCGACCAGGAGTTGCACTCATGGCCGCGTCCCAAGCGGTCGAATTACTCGTATCAATGCTACAACCGAAGGACCCGCAAGACTCAACTAGAAACATACTAGGTGATATTCCACACCAAATTCGCGGGTTCCTCAACAATTTCTCCACCTTAAAGCTCGAAACACCAGCTTATGCCCATTGTTCTGCCTGTTGTCCCGAAGTGATCGgttcttgcaaagaattcGGCTGGGACTTTGTACAAGCAGCCCTGAATGATCACACTTACATTGAACAAATTAGCGGACTCGCACAAGTGCAACAGGATGCCGAGAGAGCAACTCAGGAGTGGgatcaggatgatgaagagtttagCGATGAGTTATATGATATGGACTAA
- the NMD3 gene encoding ribosome-binding protein NMD3 (similar to Saccharomyces cerevisiae NMD3 (YHR170W); ancestral locus Anc_5.67) has product MNYTHMDQDQLQQQQQQVATVLCCNCGVPIDGSGGLVMCYDCIKMTVDITAGIPREANVSFCRNCERFLQPPGQWVRADLESRELLAICLRRLKGLTKVRLVDASFIWTEPHSRRIRVKLTVQGEAIANTIIQQTFEVEYVVIAMQCPDCAKSYTTHTWRAAVQIRQKVPHKRTFLYLEQLILKHNAHVDTISISEAKDGLDFFYGQKNHAVKMIDFLNAAVPIKYKKSEELISQDTHTGSSTYKFSYSVEIVPICRDDLVVLPGKLAKSLGNISPFVLCSKVTNAVQFLDPNTLQTADVPASVYWRAPFHSLADVSQLIEFIVLDVEPTGVSRGKRVLADITVARAADLGVNDQEYYVRSHLGAICHAGDSVMGYYVANSNYNSDLFDGLNIDHVPDVVLVKKLYRRKTKKNRNWKLKRMAKEHKEIDASQDYSSRAQRQEMERAERDYEVFLQELEEDDELRQGVNLYKSAGQASAEHEMEEEDEEDAPQIDIDELLDELDDMTLEDGGADETVA; this is encoded by the coding sequence ATGAATTATACGCACATGGATCAAGACCAgctgcagcagcagcagcagcaggTTGCAACAGTTTTATGTTGTAACTGTGGTGTGCCAATCGATGGGTCCGGAGGACTGGTTATGTGTTACGACTGTATCAAGATGACTGTGGATATCACGGCCGGCATTCCTAGAGAAGCCAACGTTTCCTTCTGCAGAAACTGTGAGAGGTTCCTGCAACCCCCCGGACAATGGGTTAGAGCCGATTTGGAATCCAGAGAGTTGTTGGCGATCTGTCTGCGTCGATTAAAAGGTTTGACCAAGGTTAGATTAGTAGACGCATCTTTCATCTGGACCGAACCACATTCCAGACGTATTAGAGTGAAACTGACTGTGCAAGGTGAAGCTATCGCCAATACTATCATTCAGCAAACTTTTGAAGTGGAATATGTGGTGATTGCAATGCAATGCCCTGACTGTGCTAAATCTTACACCACTCACACTTGGAGAGCAGCCGTCCAAATTAGACAAAAGGTTCCACACAAAAGGACTTTCTTGTATTTGGAACAGTTGATCCTGAAGCATAACGCCCATGTGGATACGATTTCCATTAGTGAGGCAAAGGATGGGcttgatttcttctatGGGCAAAAGAATCACGCCGTTAAGATGatcgatttcttgaacGCAGCTGTGCCCATCAAGTACAAGAAATCCGAAGAACTAATCTCCCAAGATACCCACACCGGTAGCTCGACTTATAAGTTCTCGTATTCCGTGGAAATCGTGCCTATTTGCAGAGATGATCTCGTTGTTCTGCCCGGTAAGCTAGCCAAGTCCCTAGGTAACATATCTCCATTTGTTCTGTGTTCGAAAGTGACTAACGCAGTTCAATTTCTGGATCCCAACACTTTGCAAACGGCGGACGTACCGGCATCAGTATACTGGAGAGCTCCATTCCATTCATTGGCTGATGTGtctcaattgatcgagTTCATCGTCCTAGATGTGGAACCTACCGGAGTGAGCCGCGGTAAAAGAGTACTAGCCGATATCACAGTCGCCAGAGCTGCAGATCTTGGTGTTAACGATCAGGAATACTATGTCAGATCTCACCTAGGGGCTATTTGCCATGCTGGTGACAGTGTCATGGGTTACTACGTTGCAAACTCCAACTACAACTCAGATCTGTTTGATGGTCTGAATATTGACCATGTTCCCGATGTTGTCCTAGTCAAGAAGTTATACCGTAGAAAGACTAAGAAGAATAGAAACTggaagttgaagagaatggCCAAAGAACACAAGGAGATTGATGCTTCTCAAGATTACTCTTCAAGAGCTCAAAGACAAGAGATGGAACGTGCCGAAAGAGATTACGAAGTCTTCTTGCAAGAactagaagaagatgatgaattgagaCAAGGTGTCAATCTATATAAGAGTGCTGGCCAGGCTTCAGCAGAGCAtgaaatggaagaagaagatgaagaagatgctCCACAGATCGATATCGATGAGTTGTTGGACGAGCTTGATGACATGACTTTGGAAGACGGGGGAGCGGATGAAACGGTAGCTTAG
- the NOP19 gene encoding Nop19p (similar to Saccharomyces cerevisiae YGR251W; ancestral locus Anc_5.68) — MSRANEIQQKLNLQAELQKTFNGNARKVMGWLDKNEPDKQPDVTELNSSKESFFTLPVVQAGSGLNFAAATTNLDHKEDIHTVGEFIRSDKKVSSLSKKRRHQPDIRANTVHRISNDDTRAMIALKRKMRQTQRDSIRHDVRLEKTAPDARTANSNEDDSEDEEERAVQKTTKKTVGLLFNGKKKRK, encoded by the coding sequence ATGTCTAGAGCCAATGAAATCcaacaaaaattgaatttgcAAGCAGAACTTCAAAAAACGTTCAATGGAAACGCTCGGAAAGTTATGGGATGGCTAGATAAGAACGAGCCTGACAAACAGCCTGATGTCACCGAACTAAACAGCAGTAaagaatctttcttcacacTGCCAGTGGTCCAAGCAGGATCGGGACTCAACTTTGCTGCTGCAACTACGAACTTAGACcacaaagaagatattcACACTGTTGGCGAATTTATTCGCAGCGATAAGAAAGTCAGTTCACTCTCGAAGAAAAGGCGACACCAGCCTGATATCCGTGCAAACACTGTACACAGGATCTCTAACGATGATACAAGGGCAATGATAGCTctaaagaggaagatgaggcaAACACAAAGAGATTCCATAAGACATGACGTCCGCCTAGAGAAGACAGCGCCCGATGCAAGAACAGCCAACAGCAACGAAGATGATagtgaggatgaagaggaacGAGCAGTGCAAAAGACAACTAAGAAGACTGTTGGGctactcttcaatggcaagaagaagagaaagtgA
- the DBP8 gene encoding ATP-dependent RNA helicase DBP8 (similar to Saccharomyces cerevisiae DBP8 (YHR169W); ancestral locus Anc_5.69) has product MSESSVSTFKSLGLPRWLVDALSAMRITQPTSIQKGCIPAIMKGGDCIGGAKTGSGKTIAFAAPMLTKWSEDPSGMFGVVLTPTRELAMQIAEQFTALGSSMNIRVSIVVGGESIVKQALELQRKPHFIIATPGRLAHHILNSGEDTVGGLMRAKFLVLDEADSLLTSTFAKDLNVCVSALPPKDKRQTLLFTATITDQVRALQDAPSQENKPPLYCYEVENVDNVAVPSTLKTEYILIPEYVKEAYLYHLLTSEEYKDSSAIIFVNRTMTAEIMRRTLKNLDIRVASLHSQMPQQERTNSLQRFRANAARVLIATDVASRGLDIPVVELVVNYDIPSDPDVYIHRSGRTARAGRRGDAISFITQRDISRIEAIETRINKKMEECTLVGDTAVIRKSLNKVTKAKRESLMAMEKENFGERRKIQRQKNMNQKGHRA; this is encoded by the coding sequence ATGTCTGAGTCATCTGTTAGTACTTTCAAGTCGTTGGGACTGCCAAGATGGTTAGTTGATGCCTTATCGGCGATGAGAATTACACAACCTACTTCTATTCAGAAAGGATGCATACCGGCCATCATGAAAGGTGGTGATTGCATAGGTGGAGCCAAGACCGGTTCTGGTAAGACTATTGCATTTGCGGCACCTATGCTGACTAAATGGTCCGAAGATCCTAGCGGGATGTTTGGTGTTGTTCTTACACCGACAAGAGAACTGGCAATGCAAATCGCGGAGCAGTTTACTGCCCTTGGAAGCAGTATGAACATCAGAGTTTCTATAGTGGTCGGTGGTGAAAGTATTGTCAAACAGGCACTGgagttgcaaagaaaaCCACACTTTATCATTGCGACCCCGGGCAGACTGGCACATCATATCCTAAACAGTGGAGAAGATACAGTGGGTGGCTTGATGCGAGCCAAATTTCTCGTTTTAGATGAAGCAGATAGTTTACTGACAAGTACATTTGCCAAGGATCTCAATGTATGCGTGAGCGCCCTACCGCCAAAGGACAAAAGGCAGACACTACTTTTCACCGCTACCATCACTGATCAAGTGAGAGCATTGCAAGACGCACCAAGTCAAGAAAACAAGCCACCGCTATATTGTTACGAAGTGGAAAATGTGGACAACGTTGCTGTGCCGTCCACTTTGAAGACAGAGTACATTTTAATCCCAGAATATGTCAAGGAAGCATACCTTTATCATTTATTGACATCCGAAGAGTATAAAGATTCCAGTGCAATAATCTTTGTTAATAGAACTATGACCGCCGAGATAATGAGAAGAACACTTAAAAATTTGGACATAAGAGTAGCCTCTCTACACTCTCAGATGCCTCAGCAGGAAAGAACAAACTCTTTGCAGCGATTCCGTGCCAACGCCGCTAGAGTTCTGATAGCCACCGATGTTGCCTCTAGAGGTCTTGATATCCCCGTAGTTGAACTAGTTGTCAACTACGATATCCCATCAGATCCCGACGTTTACATTCACAGATCAGGTCGTACTGCTCGTGCTGGAAGACGAGGTGATGCCATTTCCTTCATCACACAGCGTGATATCTCCAGAATCGAGGCAATTGAGACACGTATCAATAAGAAGATGGAAGAGTGTACATTGGTAGGAGATACAGCGGTGATAAGAAAATCGTTAAACAAAGTGACGAAGGCCAAAAGAGAGTCTCTAATGGCTATGGAAAAGGAGAACTTTGGTGAAAGAAGGAAAATTCAGAGACAAAAGAACATGAACCAGAAGGGACACAGGGCATAG
- the MTG2 gene encoding putative GTPase MTG2 (similar to Saccharomyces cerevisiae MTG2 (YHR168W); ancestral locus Anc_5.70): MKRGLSLRLNCSGICGRRLLSQKSINAPDNAPRAADNEQWLDQLRRTRRGPNPAFSSTQSNDPLPDRVKKQNSNRFPVEILSSPPDTQYIEVEAALANFTSIKYLQHFDRHKHRQGNFVDVRIIKCRSGNGGDGVVSFFRDAGRSIGPPDGGDGGDGGSVYVLAVEGLNSLSKLRTTYIASEGSNGASDQLDGARGKDILITVPVGTVIRWCMDPKLTREFVHKKLKDQNEGSLRAILNDNKVRLDCTGKYELDTHPKNIQLFRDAYKPGEGWLFKGKHEEYHKDKDWFIDLSKKVESYDLNLYDTELREDKFPLFGLDLNKPTDKPICLLKGGKGGLGNMHFLTNLIRNPRFAKSGRKGLEQYLMFELKSIADLGLVGLPNAGKSTILNRISNAKPRIGHWEFTTLSPTIGTIDLNVGESSFTVADIPGIVKDASHDRGMGLEFLRHIERSKGWVFVVSIANDDPMADLQILINELGGLEKVKAKNVLVVCNKADIDCNKEEPILKFQKVKEFCSEHNWDVLPMSALKGENVDILVQKMAKCAEAVRLS; the protein is encoded by the coding sequence ATGAAAAGAGGACTTTCCTTACGTTTGAACTGCTCCGGCATTTGTGGAAGACGATTGCTTAGCCAAAAATCAATCAATGCCCCAGACAATGCTCCTCGAGCTGCAGATAACGAACAGTGgcttgatcaattgaggCGGACAAGAAGAGGCCCCAATCCAGCATTTAGCTCAACTCAATCGAATGATCCACTACCAGATAGAGtgaagaagcagaattCAAATCGATTTCCAGTGGAAATACTCTCTAGCCCCCCGGATACTCAGTATATTGAAGTGGAAGCAGCGTTAGCTAACTTCACGTCGATCAAGTATCTACAACATTTCGACAGACATAAGCATAGACAAGGTAACTTCGTGGATGTTCGAATTATCAAATGCCGTAGCGGAAATGGAGGTGATGGTGTAGTGTCGTTCTTTAGGGATGCGGGCAGATCAATTGGTCCACCAGATGGTGGTGACGGAGGCGATGGGGGAAGTGTCTACGTACTAGCTGTCGAGGGTCTTAACTCCCTGTCAAAACTGAGGACAACTTATATAGCCAGTGAAGGTTCCAATGGTGCTTCTGATCAATTGGACGGTGCAAGAGGTAAGGATATTTTGATTACTGTACCAGTGGGAACTGTAATACGTTGGTGCATGGATCCAAAGTTGACTCGAGAGTTTGTTCATAAGAAGCTTAAAGACCAAAACGAGGGTTCTCTTCGAGCCATTCTCAATGATAACAAGGTAAGATTGGACTGCACAGGGAAATATGAGCTTGATACTCACCCAAAGAACATACAGTTGTTTAGAGATGCATACAAACCAGGGGAAGGTTGGCTATTCAAGGGTAAACATGAAGAGTATCATAAGGATAAAGATTGGTTTATTGATCTGAGCAAGAAAGTTGAATCCTACGATCTTAACTTGTATGACACAGAGCTCAGGGAGGATAAATTTCCGCTTTTTGGTCTTGATCTTAATAAACCTACAGATAAGCCCATATGTCTCCTCAAGGGGGGGAAGGGTGGTCTTGGAAATATGCATTTTTTGACCAATCTAATCAGGAATCCAAGATTTGCCAAGTCTGGAAGAAAAGGTTTGGAGCAATACCTTATGTTTGAGCTGAAGAGCATCGCAGACCTTGGTCTTGTTGGGCTACCGAATGCCGGTAAATCTACAATCCTGAACAGAATATCCAACGCTAAACCAAGAATAGGCCATTGGGAATTCACTACCCTGTCACCAACTATCGGCACCATTGATTTGAATGTTGGTGAATCTTCATTCACTGTGGCAGACATTCCGGGTATTGTGAAAGATGCCTCTCATGACCGCGGGATGGGACTGGAGTTCCTAAGACATATCGAGCGTTCAAAAGGGTGGGTTTTTGTTGTCAGTATCGCCAATGATGATCCAATGGCGGATTTGCAgatcttgatcaatgaattAGGTGGTTTGGAAAAAGTTAAGGCTAAGAACGTCCTAGTTGTTTGTAACAAGGCCGACATCGATTGCAACAAAGAGGAACCGATCTTGAAGTTCCAAAAGGTCAAAGAGTTCTGCTCAGAACACAATTGGGATGTTCTACCTATGAGTGCACTCAAGGGAGAAAACGTAGATATTCTTGTTCAGAAGATGGCCAAATGTGCCGAGGCGGTAAGACTTTCCTGA
- the THP2 gene encoding Thp2p (similar to Saccharomyces cerevisiae THP2 (YHR167W); ancestral locus Anc_5.71), producing MESGCFDMLCEQEQALQENHRRLDAVVKVLSELAEPAKTEPEQIRLLQSLSEEYEELVGSSIDLRYVKYQTRESQIAASNKTRRNADYTKLQNIEGLAEFVTLYEMVSMDYLRYVNLLERLSVDLVKEIEIADPTVTEFVVNKWNPPKGIFEILDELADPATDVVAVRSRLNGYLDRIKMERAKYTIENKHSLQGTLRDLNKEVSNWRKEWDSIENVMFGDGSHSMKKMLQNIDSLKSKLDIEKSAQDTEVEMERSAF from the coding sequence ATGGAAAGTGGTTGTTTTGATATGCTCTGTGAGCAGGAGCAAGCTTTACAAGAAAACCATAGACGCTTGGACGCAGTTGTTAAAGTGTTAAGTGAGCTAGCGGAGCCGGCCAAAACAGAGCCTGAACAAATACGGCTATTGCAATCACTGTCCGAAGAGTATGAAGAGCTAGTTGGAAGCTCGATTGATTTGAGGTACGTCAAATATCAGACCCGAGAGTCTCAAATTGCTGCATCAAATAAAACAAGACGTAATGCCGACTATACCAAGTTACAGAATATAGAGGGATTGGCAGAGTTTGTTACTTTGTATGAGATGGTCAGTATGGACTATTTGAGATATGTGAATTTGTTGGAGAGGCTTTCTGTTGATTTGGTAAAGGAGATCGAGATTGCAGATCCAACAGTGACAGAATTTGTAGTGAATAAGTGGAACCCTCCCAAGGGCATATTCGAAATATTAGATGAATTGGCTGATCCGGCCACCGACGTGGTCGCTGTACGATCACGTTTGAATGGATACTTGGATCGAATTAAGATGGAGCGGGCCAAGTATACCATTGAAAACAAGCATTCTTTACAGGGTACTCTAAGGGACCTCAACAAAGAAGTTAGCAACTGGAGAAAGGAGTGGGATTCCATTGAGAACGTAATGTTTGGTGATGGTTCACACTCTATGAAGAAAATGCTACAAAACATTGATTCTCTTAAATCGAAATTAGATATCGAGAAATCGGCGCAAGACACAGAAGTTGAAATGGAAAGGAGTGCTTTTTAA
- the CDC23 gene encoding anaphase promoting complex subunit CDC23 (similar to Saccharomyces cerevisiae CDC23 (YHR166C); ancestral locus Anc_5.72), with protein sequence MIVEEPAQVEQEIRLQLRKSATELSKWKLHKSSKWSAEALWGMAELPPSSPTSSNAAGSAGTGGYDRSTEAPQERSCGSFADLSEQEYDLYLLASTLFDCKEFDRCAFFLKNVTNPCLKFLKLYSEYLSWDRKSRGNMEDVLTTGKPPKHMIRGGSHTGETDTTHVPQNAFPESASRDEQQTDSSAIMKELSSYLEELKTKEKNSGLGVSLLYYLKGVLLKQDDNKSEATSCFLRSLSGYSFNWTCWVELLDCLSRSDESLLLMKHMEERFKLEETENIGSQGTIENNIMMKFFRLALFQEFSGDVDIFIEELHFLHTIFPNFTYLKAQNALTNYNYMDYMNAENLFDQIIKSDPYRLDDLDTYSNILYVMQKHFKLAYLAQFTSHVDKFRPETCCAIANYYSARQEHEKSIMYFRRALTLNKNCTNAWTLMGHEFVELRNSHAAIECYRRAVDMNTKDFKAWYGLGQAYEVLDMHLYSLYYFQKACTLKPLDKRMWQALASCYAKVGNRQEAIKCYERALQLSVNVDQNSVLFYRLAELCEQVHDIVNCRKFMIQCVDVEDATEGIVTDETAKARLWLAKYEAKRKNYEQAYNYAVGVSHGTSQEIEEARSIARECRQRIQ encoded by the coding sequence ATGATCGTTGAAGAGCCGGCACAGGTTGAGCAGGAGATTAGGCTGCAATTGAGAAAGTCTGCTACTGAATTGTCAAAGTGGAAGCTACATAAGTCGTCGAAATGGTCTGCTGAAGCACTATGGGGAATGGCAGAACTACCTCCATCAAGTCCCACATCTTCGAATGCAGCAGGTTCTGCTGGAACTGGTGGGTATGACCGATCCACGGAGGCTCCACAGGAAAGGAGTTGTGGAAGCTTTGCAGATCTTTCAGAGCAGGAATATGATCTTTACTTATTGGCGTCGACACTTTTTGATTGCAAAGAATTCGATAGGTGTGCcttctttttgaaaaacGTCACCAATCCATGTTTGAAGTTCCTCAAACTGTATTCCGAGTACCTCTCATGGGATAGGAAGAGTCGTGGGAATATGGAAGATGTACTGACAACTGGTAAACCTCCAAAACATATGATTCGAGGCGGAAGCCATACTGGTGAGACTGATACGACCCATGTACCGCAGAATGCATTTCCAGAATCTGCGTCTCGTGATGAGCAGCAGACCGACTCGTCAGCTATAATGAAGGAACTCAGTTCATATTTGGAGGAGTTAAAGaccaaagaaaagaattCGGGTTTAGGAGTCTCATTACTTTACTACCTGAAAGGTGTGCTGTTAAAGCAGGATGATAACAAGAGTGAAGCCACGTCATGTTTCCTGCGATCGCTATCGGGTTACTCATTCAACTGGACCTGTTGGGTTGAGCTTCTTGACTGTCTATCTAGGTCGGATGAATCACTACTACTCATGAAGCATAtggaagaaagatttaagctggaagaaacagaaaATATCGGGTCACAAGGCACAATTGAAAACAACataatgatgaaatttttcaggCTTGCACTTTTCCAGGAATTTAGTGGGGATGTTgacatcttcattgaagagcttcATTTTTTGCACACGATCTTCCCTAACTTCACCTATCTCAAGGCACAGAATGCATTAACGAATTATAACTACATGGACTATATGAACGCAGAAAACCTGTTTGATCAAATAATCAAATCTGACCCCTATAGGCTTGACGACTTGGATACTTATTCGAATATTCTCTACGTCATGCAAAAACATTTCAAGTTAGCGTACTTGGCACAGTTCACATCACACGTCGATAAGTTTCGACCAGAGACGTGTTGTGCCATTGCAAATTACTACAGCGCTAGACAAGAGCACGAAAAATCCATCATGTATTTCCGCAGGGCGCTTactttgaacaagaacTGCACAAATGCATGGACACTTATGGGTCACGAATTCGTCGAACTAAGAAACTCACATGCTGCAATCGAGTGCTACCGTCGAGCAGTTGACATGAACACcaaggatttcaaagcatGGTATGGTCTTGGGCAGGCATACGAAGTACTTGACATGCATCTTTACTCATTATACTACTTCCAGAAAGCTTGTACCTTAAAACCACTAGACAAGAGAATGTGGCAAGCATTAGCATCCTGCTACGCAAAGGTAGGCAACAGACAGGAAGCCATAAAATGCTACGAGCGGGCTCTGCAACTTTCAGTAAACGTTGACCAAAACAGTGTTCTCTTTTACCGTCTTGCCGAATTATGCGAGCAAGTACACGACATCGTCAACTGTCGAAAATTCATGATACAGTGTGTGGACGTCGAGGACGCAACCGAGGGTATTGTTACCGATGAAACTGCTAAGGCAAGGTTATGGCTTGCAAAATACGAAgccaagagaaagaattaCGAACAAGCCTATAACTACGCCGTCGGGGTCTCTCACGGAACTTCACAAGAGATAGAAGAAGCCAGGTCAATAGCTCGAGAGTGCAGGCAAAGAATACAGTAG